GTTTTTTTGGTAAAAAAATTCGCTACCCATTTaaattcttcattcttcttttatttttataatttcaaTTTCAAGAAGCTGAAGAAAAGATTTCAGAGCATTCTCTCCTTTGTAGTTCAATAATTTTCTACCAAAACTTCAGTAAGTTTCTCAGTTCTGGTTCTTGAGAAAAAAAATGGAGTCTTgattttgattcttcttcttcccctttttgATTAGGGTTGGAATTCTGTTCAACTTCTTTTATATACCTTTTCTTGAAGTTTTTTTACTCGTTCTTGTTTTTAATCAAGTACTATTTTGATCAGCATTCATTCAAGTGATTTTTTCATTAGTTCTTTTAATCTTAATTTGTTCAGGTTTTCTTGATATGGATGTACTCATTATTATACCCAGTTCTAAGTAATTGTAATTCCTATGATGAACTAGGTAATTGTAATTCCTATGATGAACTAGGTAATTTTTGAAGATGCAGATGAATACTCAGTACATGTCATCATCAAGCTTTGGTATGTGGCAAATTGCTCGTCAAGAGATGTAAGTAATTTTCGAGTATTTCTTTATTAGTAGATCATCAACACCATTCTATGCTTCTTTTTTTCATGTCATCATTCATTAGGATTATTAttaaatttccttttcaggaaagAATACTTGAATCAGCAGCTCCTCCGTGGATACCCCGAATCTGCAATCGATGATTTCAATGATAAACTAATGTCGAATGCTGGATCAATAGTAAACTAATAACCCCTTTTGTTTCTTTCAGTAAGTTAAAGTTcttgtaaacaaagttttattgaAATATCATTGATTTGTGATGAATTAGGCAGAGTACATGGATCAAGATACATTGTCAAGACGCGTAATGTGTATCAATGCTGTTAATTCTCTACCGCCACCAACACATGTAATGCGTGCTgacaattatgattatgattctGGTAATAATGGCTTCAGGGGTAAGTTTCCTCTTCAATGATGCGAGTTTTTTTTGTTGCTATCTATATTTGCCCTAGTGGTGTTTTGAATCTTTCGTTCGTTCTTTCTTTCCAGAACCTATGGCTAATTGGCCATCACACTCTAATTACTATGGTCAAAATAGCACGAGTCTATTGCAGAATGATGGCATGGTTCCTCTTCCTCCTAATTTTGGAAACACATCAGCATTGCAACAACAGCAACCAAACTATCTATTCGGCTCCACGGAGAGATCTTATTATGATTCTCAGATGCTTCTTGATAGTAGTACTCATGGGAGGAGTAGTTTTGGAGCTACACAAATTGGAAATTCTGTAGGTTCTATTGGAAGGTCATTGCGGGATCTCGATCAGACATATGCACACCTAGGTAACTTTTTCTTACCCAACTCGGAGGTCTATATTTCTCTGTAGTCTGTGTATAGAGAGACATATGCTTCCTTAATTTCTTTTCTAATGATACTTTGATTTGATAATTCTGGTTGGCAGGTGGAATGAACCACTTCCCAATGGGGACTTCTCGGGAAAACCTCCAAGGTATGCTTCAAAATACTGCTGCTCCATATCCCACTGTTCCAACTCCGTATCCGTCGTATACGCCAACTGAACAACCATCTATGGTTCAACGATCATATAAGACTGGTAAGACCAGAAGGCATCAACAGCCCTTGCAACAAACCCAGAGGACTACTAAGTCAGCAAAACGTGGCGTTACCCCTCGTTCAAATGAAGTTTTTGGGTCTTCCCAGGACACAGGGTGCGAGT
This genomic stretch from Papaver somniferum cultivar HN1 chromosome 5, ASM357369v1, whole genome shotgun sequence harbors:
- the LOC113281954 gene encoding uncharacterized protein LOC113281954, with translation MQMNTQYMSSSSFGMWQIARQEMKEYLNQQLLRGYPESAIDDFNDKLMSNAGSIAEYMDQDTLSRRVMCINAVNSLPPPTHVMRADNYDYDSGNNGFREPMANWPSHSNYYGQNSTSLLQNDGMVPLPPNFGNTSALQQQQPNYLFGSTERSYYDSQMLLDSSTHGRSSFGATQIGNSVGSIGRSLRDLDQTYAHLGGMNHFPMGTSRENLQGMLQNTAAPYPTVPTPYPSYTPTEQPSMVQRSYKTGKTRRHQQPLQQTQRTTKSAKRGVTPRSNEVFGSSQDTGCESKCEYCGKNPTLVDYFMKRTVKSFRDQHPKLCKKLDKLNEHLRKCNKQKCGCSKFRPYYQHAVDRLRDGFEELQISQKIAPHSLKSTREIGDVGDGGEVSRKTMKVDGEFGPARASVDQITSQVEQ